A single genomic interval of Armigeres subalbatus isolate Guangzhou_Male chromosome 1, GZ_Asu_2, whole genome shotgun sequence harbors:
- the LOC134207381 gene encoding uncharacterized protein LOC134207381, translating to MTDPDVAAATSSVSVKLPELWKTDPHMWFAQAEAQFSLAQVTKDETKFWHIIAKIDQSVICHVADLVSTPPADSKYKAIKDRLIARFALSPQARLEQLLSSCDLGDFRPTHLLARMSEIATGLNVDDNLMKMLFLQRMPANIRTVLAISDGSLAKLAEMADKMIDSSNSCVSAVSVSTREQMAVNSVETTAKPSTEYASLREEIEVLTTEMRGLSNRQSRRRGRSASRPRAVNDSICWYHRKYGANAEHCREPCSYDRTKN from the coding sequence ATGACTGATCCGGACGTCGCGGCAGCAACATCATCGGTTTCGGTGAAGTTGCCCGAGCTTTGGAAAACCGATCCACATATGTGGTTTGCCCAGGCTGAAGCCCAATTTAGCCTGGCGCAAGTCACCAAAGATGAGACCAAATTTTGGCATATTATCGCTAAAATTGATCAAAGCGTCATCTGTCATGTAGCGGATCTTGTTTCTACCCCGCCGGCAGACAGTAAATACAAAGCAATTAAGGACCGACTGATTGCCCGCTTTGCATTATCTCCGCAAGCTCGGTTGGAGCAGCTTCTCAGTTCGTGCGATCTAGGAGATTTTCGTCCGACTCATCTCCTTGCCCGGATGAGTGAAATCGCAACTGGCCTGAATGTCGACGACAACCTAATGAAAATGCTCTTTTTGCAACGAATGCCCGCCAACATCAGGACAGTTTTGGCAATCAGCGATGGAAGTTTGGCAAAGCTTGCCGAAATGGCCGACAAAATGATTGACTCCTCCAACAGCTGCGTTTCGGCGGTTTCCGTTTCTACAAGGGAGCAAATGGCCGTAAACAGCGTTGAAACAACAGCCAAACCGTCGACCGAATATGCATCATTGAGGGAGGAAATAGAGGTGCTCACAACTGAAATGCGCGGATTGAGTAATAGACAGAGCAGGAGACGTGGTCGATCCGCTTCCAGACCTAGGGCAGTAAACGATTCGATTTGTTGGTATCATCGTAAATATGGAGCAAACGCAGAACATTGCCGCGAACCATGCTCATATGACCGTACAAAAAACTAG